One segment of Coffea arabica cultivar ET-39 chromosome 7c, Coffea Arabica ET-39 HiFi, whole genome shotgun sequence DNA contains the following:
- the LOC113700126 gene encoding uncharacterized protein — MELCTARSISNHPYCRLFTAGASPIGRFRKLNPKFPASRISPSHFNPSGLRYCTNLSLRSSLSDEISTGASKYTKDGPDGVVTLEESRSVEKNVYGEKFPNEAPKEDSSEEKQVQAFEYGEKFPNEEPKQDSPEENQVLAFEFLEKLNIKFDSDDKYPILLFGGGALVAVYIATAVVGAIDSIPLVPKLMQVVGLSYTVWFGTRYLLFKKSREELAAKIEDIKQQVLGSDDD, encoded by the exons atggaGCTTTGCACAGCTCGATCAATCTCGAATCATCCATATTGCAGGCTCTTCACTGCCGGTGCTTCCCCAATAGGTCGATTTCGGAAACTTAATCCCAAATTCCCTGCTTCAAGAATCTCTCCGTCCCATTTCAACCCTTCAG GATTGCGATATTGCACCAACTTGTCTCTCAGATCATCACTCTCTGATGAAATTTCAACTGGGGCTAGTAAATATACCAAAGATGGACCAGATGGTGTGGTGACGTTGGAAGAGTCCAGGTCAGTTGAAAAGAATGTGTATGGAGAAAAATTTCCGAACGAAGCACCAAAAGAAGATTCTTCTGAAGAAAAACAAGTGCAGGCATTTGAGTATGGAGAAAAATTTCCAAACGAAGAACCAAAACAAGATTCTCCTGAAGAAAATCaagtgctggcatttgagtttTTAGAGAAGCTCAACATAAAG TTTGATTCGGACGATAAATACCCAATCCTCTTATTTGGCGGTGGTGCGCTGGTTGCCGTCTATATAGCAACTGCAGTGGTTGGCGCAATTGATTCGATTCCTTTG GTTCCAAAGTTGATGCAAGTCGTGGGACTTTCCTACACAGTATGGTTCGGTACCCGCTATCTACTTTTCAAG AAAAGTAGGGAGGAGTTGGCTGCTAAAATTGAAGATATTAAGCAACAAGTCCTTGGTTCAGATGATGATTGA
- the LOC113698822 gene encoding uncharacterized protein — translation MPTQADHVVGLRNQSRGGRGFGLPSATRFQSGHLPSGIIPVSRGMPVKNGAGIGSESDMDTSSDSDSEAYGGRYSVETSPQDDKFVNGKHQSNFRSLGAQGIRSIDASVPDLRNGTSEVYYFNGNLQPNAKTPRQVLQGAGVQNYKLPDDVPSAPPLAGSVSETNQVSGQPRADFFPHPTKLDGSATADMPNTGNGTPLNSTAKTACDASLRAAGVSLHSLPAKIPTFHASGLGSWNAFISYDACIRLCLHAWASECMEAPIFLENECAVLRDAFGLKHVLLQSEEELLRKRSAELISEGACVKPKKIIGKMKVQVRKVKMVLEPPTGCSLSSLKPPLKKLEPFRVRLSSIKSALSSEWETYKKVRVSPRMPSNGSLSRQSLAYVNAGTQYVKELPELVKIGITALRNHSTSYEMVQETYSCSLRLKNSSEEDTVKMQPASGETHVFLPDGLGDDLIIEVHDSKGKYCGRAMAQVAEIADNPADKLRWWSIYQEPEHELVGRIQLYINYSSQEENSHLKYGSVAETVAYDFVLETAMKAQQFQQRKLLLHGSWKWLVTQFASYYGVSDAYTKLRYLSYVMDVATPTADCLDLVHDLLFPVVMKGKSKEALSHQENRMLGDVSDQIEQTIAVVFENYKSLDESSPSGVADVFTPATGFAASALIPALKLYKLLHDSLSSEAQLKLCRYFQTAVKKRSKRHLSETDEIVSNNNGNVLMDPVTISAAYQKIKSLCLNIRREIFTDIEIHDQHVLPSFIDLPNLSSSIYSTELNSRLQTFLVACPPPSPLPPVTELVVATADFQRDLASWNIKAVKGGVDAKQLFHSYITFWIQEKRLTLLELCKPDKVKWSSFQALDLTTPFVDDIYDQLKETLKEYDVIISHWPEYTIQLESAITDVEKTVIETMEKHYADVLYALKENSIPIKLGLKYVQKFAKGTVSAYSVCRELGIFLNSLKRILDVLRPPIEAQIKVWGSCIPDGGSTIPGEHLSEVTVMLRAKLRTYLQGVTEKLVENTRLQPSTKLKKIIQDAKENVVESDVRSRMQPLKDLLEKMIDQLYNLLDPQVFIIVSRGIWDRMAQDVLRFLAERKENRSWYKASRVAVSVLDDIFASRMQQLLGNALQQKDAEPPGSIMEVRSMLS, via the exons ATGCCGACTCAGGCTGATCATGTTGTCGGTTTGAGGAACCAAAGCCGGGGAGGTCGAGGCTTTGGATTGCCTTCTGCAACTAGATTTCAAAGTGGACACCTGCCATCTGGGATTATCCCGGTGTCCAGAGGCATGCCTGTCAAAAATGGCGCTGGAATCGGTTCAGAGTCGGACATGGATACCAGCTCTGACTCGGATAGTGAGGCTTACGGTGGACGTTATTCGGTTGAAACATCGCCCCAAGATGATAAATTTGTGAACG GCAAACATCAGAGTAATTTTCGAAGTTTAGGAGCACAAGGTATCAGAAGTATCGATGCTAGTGTGCCAGACCTCAGGAATGGAACTTCAGAGGTTTACTACTTCAATGGAAATCTACAACCAAATGCTAAGACACCAAGACAG GTTCTTCAAGGTGCAGGAGTCCAGAATTATAAGTTACCTGATGATGTTCCAAGTGCACCACCACTGGCTGGTTCTGTCTCAGAAACAAACCAAGTTTCGGGGCAACCTAGAGCAGATTTTTTCCCTCACCCTACAAAATTGGATGGTTCTGCAACCGCAGATATGCCAAATACTGGCAATGGAACCCCATTAAACTCTACTGCCAAGACAGCTTGTGATGCATCTCTTAG GGCTGCTGGTGTGTCTTTGCATTCCTTACCTGCAAAAATCCCTACTTTCCATGCAAG TGGTCTAGGCTCTTGGAATGCTTTCATTTCTTATGATGCATGTATTCGGCTATGCCTTCACGCTTGGGCCAGCGAATGCATGGAAGCTCCCATCTTCCTAGAGAATGAGTGTGCAGTTCTGAGAGATGCTTTTGG ATTGAAGCATGTGCTGTTACAATCGGAAGAAGAACTCTTGAGGAAAAGGTCAGCAGAACTCATCAGCGAGGGAGCTTGTGTAAAACCTAAGAAAATTATTGGCAAGATGAAAGTGCAAG TTCGTAAAGTAAAAATGGTTCTGGAGCCACCAACAGGCTGTAGCCTTTCATCTTTGAAACCACCCCTAAAGAAGCTGGAGCCTTTTCGAGTACGGTTGTCCAGCATAAAATCAGCTCTCTCGTCTGAGTGGGAAACTTACAAAAAAGTACGTGTGAGCCCACGTATGCCATCAAATGGATCTCTTTCACGCCAGAGCTTGGCTTATGTTAATGCTGGAACTCAGTATGTAAAAGAATTGCCTGAATTGGTAAAAATTGGCATTACTGCTTTGCGCAACCATTCGACATCCTATGAAATGGTGCAAG AAACATATTCTTGTTCATTGAGATTGAAAAATTCATCTGAAGAGGACACAGTTAAAATGCAGCCTGCATCTGGAGAGACTCATGTGTT CTTGCCGGATGGGTTAGGAGATGATCTAATTATTGAAGTCCATGATTCAAAGGGGAAGTATTGTGGGAGGGCAATGGCTCAGGTGGCTGAAATTGCTGATAATCCG GCTGACAAGCTTCGCTGGTGGTCTATATATCAAGAGCCAGAGCATGAACTTGTGGGGAGAATACAATTGTATATCAATTATTCAAGTCAAGAAGAGAATAGTCATCTTAAG TATGGTTCTGTTGCTGAGACTGTTGCATATGACTTCGTTTTGGAGACCGCAATGAAAGCTCAACAGTTTCAACAGAGAAAGCTTTTGCTGCATGGTTCATGGAAGTGGCTAGTGACTCAATTTGCTTCATACTATGGAGTTTCAGATGCATACACTAAGCTGAG ATATCTTTCCTATGTTATGGATGTTGCTACACCAACTGCAGATTGTCTAGATTTGGTGCATGATCTGCTCTTTCCTGTTGTGATGAAAGGCAAAAGTAAAGAGGCATTGAGTCACCAAGAG AATCGTATGCTGGGAGATGTTTCTGATCAAATTGAGCAGACCATTGCGGTGGTTTTTGAGAATTACAAGTCACTTGATGAGTCATCTCCATCAGGGGTCGCTGATGTGTTTACACCAGCTACTGGATTTGCTGCTTCTGCTCTGATACCAGCCCTAAAGCTGTACAAACTTTTGCATGATAGTCTCTCTTCTGAGGCACAGTTGAAGCTTTGCAGATATTTTCAG ACTGCAGTGAAGAAGAGATCCAAGAGGCATCTGTCAGAAACAGATGAGATTGTTTCTAACAATAATGGGAACGTACTAATGGACCCAGTAACTATTTCTGCAGCATATCAGAAaataaaatctctttgtttgaacATCAGACGAGAAATCTTCACAGACATAGAAATTCACGATCAGCATGTACTCCCCAg TTTCATAGACCTTCCAAATCTATCCTCATCCATATATAGCACCGAACTCAACAGTAGATTGCAGACATTTCTTGTTGCTTGTCCTCCTCCTAGTCCATTGCCACCTGTGACAGAACTCGTTGTTGCAACAGCTGATTTTCAAAGGGATCTTGCCTCCTGGAATATTAA AGCTGTTAAAGGTGGAGTTGATGCAAAACAATTGTTCCACTCATATATAACCTTCTGGATCCAGGAAAAGCGTCTTACCTTGCTGGAACTATGCAAACCTGATAAG GTAAAATGGTCCAGCTTCCAAGCACTGGATCTCACAACCCCTTTCGTGGATGATATTTATGATCAACTGAAGGAGACACTAAAGGAATATGATGTTATTATAAGTCATTGGCCAGAGTATACCATCCAGTTGGAAAGT GCCATAACAGATGTGGAAAAGACAGTTATAGAGACTATGGAAAAACATTATGCAGATGTTTTATATGCACTGAAGGAGAACTCAATTCCAATTAAATTAGGCCTCAAGTATGTTCAGAAATTTGCTAAGGGCACTGTATCTGCCTATTCCGTTTGCAGAGAG TTGGGaatttttcttaattccttGAAAAGGATTCTTGATGTTTTGCGGCCCCCAATAGAAGCACAGATAAAGGTATGGGGTTCTTGCATCCCTGATGGTGGGAGTACCATCCCAGGCGAGCATCTGAGTGAAGTAACGGTTATGCTCAGAGCCAAATTGAGAACTTATTTGCAAGGAGTTACAGAAAAGCTTGTGGAAAAT ACAAGATTGCAACCGTCTACAAAGTTGAAGAAAATAATTCAGGATGCAAAGGAAAATGTTGTAGAATCTGATGTTCGAAGTAGGATGCAGCCCTTGAAGGATTTGCTTGAAAAAATGATTGATCAACTTTACAATTTATTGGACCCTCAGGTGTTCATAATCGTATCAAGAGGTATTTGGGATAGGATGGCACAG GATGTGCTTAGATTTCTGGCAGAGAGGAAGGAAAATCGGTCATGGTACAAAGCTTCACGGGTTGCAGTATCT gttttagatgatatttTTGCCTCACGGATGCAACAATTGCTCGGGAATGCACTACAACAAAAAGACGCGGAACCTCCCGGATCGATTATGGAAGTGCGGTCGATGCTATCCTAG